CTTCGCGGACCTGCTGGACGCGAAGGGCGTCGACTACAAGCCACGCGCGTACCGCCGCGCCGCGGAGAACATCCGCGAGTACCCGCAGGCAGTGGAGAGTCTCGCCCAGGAGGGCGAGGACGCCGTCGGCGAGATCGACGGCGTCGGCGACGCCATCGCGAGCAAGGTCGTCGAGTACGTCGAGACCGGAGCGATCGCGGAACTCGACGAGCTGCGCGAGGAGTACCCCCTCGACATGGCGGCGATCACCGGCGTCGAGGGCGTCGGCCCCAAGACCGCCGGGACGCTGTACGAGGAACTGGGGATCGAGACGCTCGACGACCTCGAAGCGGCCGCCGAGGCCGGCGACATCCAGACGGTGAAGGGGTTCGGAGCCAAGACCGAGCAGAACATCCTCGACGGCATCGACTTCGCCCGCGAGGCCCACGAACGGCAGTTGCTCGGAGACGCCCGTCCCAACGGCGAGCGCGTCGTCGAGTACCTCGACGCCGTCGACGCGGTCGCGTCGGTCGAGCTCGCGGGCTCGCTGCGACGATGGCGGGCGACGATCGGCGACGTGGACGTGCTGGTCGGCAGCGACGACGCCGAGCGGGTCGTCGCGGCGTTCACCGACTGGCCCGAGGCCGACAGCGTCATCGAGGCCGGCGACACGAAGGCGAGCCTGCGGGCCGACGGCGTCCGGATCGATCTGCGCGTCGTCGTCCCCGAGGAGTTCGGGGCCGCCCTCCAGTACTTCACCGGGAGCAAGGCCCACAACGTCGCCGTCCGGAACCGCGCGATCGAGCGCGATCTGAAGGTCAACGAGTACGGCATCTTCGACGTGGCCGGCGTCGAAGACGACGACCAGCGGGCCGGCGAGAAGATCGGCGGCGAGACCGAAGCGTCGATGTACGATCCGCTGGAGATGGACTGGGTCCCCCCGGAACTCCGAGAGAACCGCGGCGAGATCGAGGCCGCCGTCGAAGGGGAGCTGCCGGATCTCGTCGAGACGAGCGATATTCGCGGCGACCTCCACACGCACACGGCCTGGTCGGACGGCCGCGCTACCGTCGCGGAGATGATCGAAGGGGCGGCCGCTTTCGGCCACGACTACCTCGCGATCACGGACCACGCCACCGGGCCGGGGATGGTCGGCGGCGTCGGCCTCGACGACGAGGAACTGCGCGACCAGCTCGGCGAGATCCGGGCGGCGGCCGACGACACCGCGATCGACGTGTTCGCGGGCGTCGAGGCCAACGTCGCGGCCGACGGAACGGTGTCGGTCGGCGACGACCTGCTGTCCGACCTCGACCTCGTGGTGGCCTCGCCCCACGCC
Above is a genomic segment from Halomicrobium sp. LC1Hm containing:
- the polX gene encoding DNA polymerase/3'-5' exonuclease PolX, producing the protein MSRNDEIARQFEAFADLLDAKGVDYKPRAYRRAAENIREYPQAVESLAQEGEDAVGEIDGVGDAIASKVVEYVETGAIAELDELREEYPLDMAAITGVEGVGPKTAGTLYEELGIETLDDLEAAAEAGDIQTVKGFGAKTEQNILDGIDFAREAHERQLLGDARPNGERVVEYLDAVDAVASVELAGSLRRWRATIGDVDVLVGSDDAERVVAAFTDWPEADSVIEAGDTKASLRADGVRIDLRVVVPEEFGAALQYFTGSKAHNVAVRNRAIERDLKVNEYGIFDVAGVEDDDQRAGEKIGGETEASMYDPLEMDWVPPELRENRGEIEAAVEGELPDLVETSDIRGDLHTHTAWSDGRATVAEMIEGAAAFGHDYLAITDHATGPGMVGGVGLDDEELRDQLGEIRAAADDTAIDVFAGVEANVAADGTVSVGDDLLSDLDLVVASPHAALDGDGTERLVAAARHPAVDVVGHPAGRYLNRRPGLDVDVSRLATVAADHGTALEINADPARLDLAGSAVKTAIEAGAIVAIDTDAHSPAGFDSLRYGVHTGRRGWAEPADVLNAWRVDDVRSFLH